GGTTCGGATCATGTTCCAGtggatattaattttttcatcacctttagaaaataaaactgaaattttagaTATGAAAAAATCTGATTGGGTTAAATACAAACGTGAAGTTAGTTCAAAATTGTCAAATCCCACAACTGTAAGCGAATTTTCCGATGTATCTGATATTGATCAAAGTATCACGTTTTTCAGGAATGCTGTTCATGAAAGCATAGACAAATCAGTTTCCAAAAGAGTACTTACTACCGAATCATATAATAAATCTGATCAAAATTTCGTTAAAAGAAAATGGATAAGAAACCGAGAACCCAACTTACTTGTTGCAGTAAAAACACTCAACATAATTATAAAAGATGAAATCTAGTACCGTAGTAATCGATCTTGGAATCAAAAACTTGCGGGTTTGGATAAAGGAAGTAAGCCTTTCTGGAGTGTAGTTAAAAtcagaaagaagaaaaacacccacattcctgcttttaaagtAGGTAACAATGCTGTAATCACgaacaatgaaaaattaaatgttttaccgGAAATTTTTGTGCAACCCATATGGCCAATAACCTATAAATGACTTAGAAAATGAGATTTCGCTGGATGATATCAAAGGTATACTTTAAAATCTTAAAGCAAGTAAATCAGCTGGTTTTGATggcattaaaaatatatatttgaaaaacttaccaACATTAGGTTTAAAATACTTGCAAgtgttatttaataaatgtcTTAAAATTGGCTATTAGTTATCATTAGTTTGTTGAGTTCAATTAGTTAATGTTTTGAACAAGTTATTAAAGCTAGAATAAATTCACACTTAACCAATAATAACGTTTTACCAAACGAGCAGTTCGGCTTCAGATTGGATCACAGTACAATCCATCAAGTACATAGCATTATTAAACACATAAAAAGTACCTAACTTAAGGTCTGGTAAAAGTGCTGGTATGGTACGTTTTGATGTCGAAAAAGCATTCGACACGGTTTGGCATAATGCGCTTTTACACAAGTTGTTGATACTCAATTTCCcagtgtttttaataaaaataattcaatcaattttacTTCAGAGAAAATTTAAGGTTTCGTTCAATAACtggttttctgaaaaatatgatataacggccggtgtaccacaaggatcaGTTTTAGGCCCTATTCTATACTCAATATTTACTTCCGATTTTTCATTGCTTCCTTTTTGTAAAACAGCAATTTTCGCTGATGATACTTGCATTTTCTCTTCGGATATTCAGTTGGTTTTATAAGCGAAACTAATCTGCAATCTAGTCTAAATGTTAAACAAAGCTACTTCCATGACTGGAAAATAAACGCCGGCAATCTTTTTCACTCGAAAAAAGCCTGCTTTCTACCTATCAATAATCTTCTTATGGATGGCACAAGTATAGAATGGAAATCTGATGCAAGATATCTCGGAGTGCATTTAGataaaacattaacatttggcttacatatacaaaaaacgaCCCAGAAAATAAATCATACAGTTAAAATTCTTTACCCTTTCATTAATCGCAAATCAATGCTTAGCACCGATAATAAGCTTCTAATATACAAAGTTGTTTCCAAGCTCTCTTGTACTACGGTTATGGGGTAATTGTGCAATCTCTAATATATAACGGCTGCAGAAAGCGTTATTTTCAACTAATGAATTTCATACCATTTTAGCTATTGATGTGGTATCAGGAAGAATTGTTAAACTTAATGAGCGATACCTTGCATCATGTACTATGTCTGATAATACCTTGATTTCAAACCAAGCTTCACAATGACTTTCtaatatacttatttatttatttatctattattttgtatttagttttcctgtctatttgtttaattatttacctatttatttatttatttaaatatatatttatttgtttgtctatttatttctttatttatttaattatttatttatttatttatacatttattgatgtacttattttagttatttaaattaatctaTTCTTTTCTGTTCTATAtctatatactttttttatctACTTTTTTGTAAGACTCAAAGCTTGGTttgcatcattttttttaattttaccgcCCACCTTTCCTTAGCTTTTCcttcaatattatttcttttttgtacttTTGGTTGATTGatgtaataattataatattgataGTAGTTAGGTAGCCTTATACCAtgtctctgtaaattgtgcaatttagcttaagaacaaatattattaCATTGATATTACAATAaagataatgataaagataaagaatatttaattttaagctgcttttgagtttttatctaaaatatttCGATTGAATCATTGAAATCTATGTTTTGTGTGCACCTTTTCGAACAAAGGTAAAGCACAATTTGCCAACCTAATTTGGCTTATAGTTGGTCTTTGATAAGTCTTTATTAAACTCTATGACTCGGTAAAAATTCTGAAAAGTCCCACTTAAAAAGCTTTAcacatttctgcatctttcaaatttgtttttgaagctGCCATGTGACGCAGAATTTGCCAGATTTCTAATGCGATAATGCTGTCTATTAGTTCTGTAAATGTTGAGGGTAGAATTGGAACTACTTGGTTGAAGAGTTGAGAAAACCAACACAACGATTTCCATCACCTTAGACTGATGCAAGTTCAGTGTAAAATGTCCATTTCAGAATCACAAAGGAGCTCAAgagttaaaactatttttacgaaattttccTTAAATGTCTTAACAGCGTCGTGATGAGCGCTCCATCTCATGTCTACAAGTCGCTTGACTGCTACATATACTTTTTTATGAGAATTTTCCAACGATACGTAGATGCTGAGAAGAAAAAGTAAAGTCCGTCCAATGTgccaaaaaatgttgtatttgaaGAAGTGTTTTTTAAAGAGTGAACTCCACAAAGGTTTAAATAATGGTTTGTACATGGggtaaaaaagcttttggattAATTTGCCGAATTAATGTTTGCACTTCTTCTGAATACGCAAGATAGATGCATTATCATGCTTCTGAGCCGGGCAAAGATTAATGTCAACACTATCTTCATTGAGTTGCTTTAATATTTGGCACTCTTTTCAAATGTAGGAAAAACCCTAGAAAAGATTAAAAAGTCCGTAAGCTAAGTACCTCGAATCTTAGTGATGgtagacatttttttcaattaatatgaaCGGACCAAGGACTAAGATCCACAAATGATCCTATCTAATCCTAATTTGTGATGTTAAGTATGTTAAATTTATagtaaagaataaaaaacaacttgaaTATGCTTTTCCAAGGCGTCAATAGTCTCGGGCTTATCTGCGTAGACAAGCGACTTCACACacacccacaaaaatagtcTAGCGGAGATAATGCGATCaccaaaagttttattcactaaaaagattttttgtatttcaattaattttaacgatttcaaaatttgtctatTGACAAATCAAATTGACCATACATCAAGTGACACCTATCAAAAAGATCAACtctgaaaaaaagtattgcaaGTTTAAAGagcacacgtctaaaaaaacaccagtcatagttttgtaatttattaagtttttaacaaatattttgggcCAACTTAATTATTAGGGTGATAATTATTCTTTCTGAGTTTCTATAAACGAATCCAAATAAACAAGTTCGAAGAATGTATGagacattaaaataaatggtACAATGAAACCGTCACCTTAAAGGATGACTATCATTCATTTGTGCAAACTGACAGGTGACAGAGatacaatggctgcgttcaatctccgACAGATAGGGCATCCAGAtaactttttgttagtgttttacgagtaaaataacagctgatcaagaCCAGCTGAGATGTAAAAAAAGCAATCCAAAGGTATTCAAGAATTTCTTGGGTATGAAGGCATCTGACAGAACAGGTgtttcaacacatggttgaatttgaagaaatttggaaattgatttcagctttttgtgtttgttagtaaacaaaatcttagttgaagttgtatttgaggatgttctgtacataatagacgattaagaagctatttgccttcgaattttagaaggtaattatgatctaatttttgaaacttcaaaattgacaaaattcaaaatttattaaattcttacgcacctatcaattcatcatcgtccgacgaatcattttaattattcattaaatgttttatcttacaataatttttacttcgaagcttaaatgtttctctgcttttttttGAACAGGTcaaagttgttttaattttttgacagctattttAATACAGCTAATACAGCTTCTACAAGGTATCTAAAATTccacctatccaacacgagaacGCAGCCATTGAACACCTTTAAAGATGACTGTCATTCATTTGTGCAAACTGACAGGTGACAGAGATGCAATATTACGAACAAAATTTAGACGACATCCACATTtgactcttttttattttaacgtcTTATTATGGCATGTGGCTTGAGCTCAAATAAATCCACATATTTATGGTTTTGACGTTTGGGAATGAACAAACATAAattgcttttctttttattatttttaaacaccaaaataatttttctttacagGATACGGCAATATTTGTCCGAAATCAAATTGGGGCAAACTTATTACCATTCTCTATGCAATAATTGGAATGCCATTGTTTCTCTTGTATCTATCGAATATTGGTGATATTTTAGCAAAATCTTTCAAATGGATCTACGCTAAAGTTTGTCTTTGTCGAATTTGCCCTGGTGTAGCTCGACGACGAATTATACGAGAACGTCGAAAAATTCGTCGTATGACAATTGATAGAGATGTAAGTTGACATAAGTTCAGTGATGAATTTCAAACGGTAACGTTTTAACATATgacttttttatatacatacataaataaagatGGATAGCATGGAAGAAGGAACTGAATCCCGATCGAGTAATTCCACCGAACAAACGTCATCTGAAACCAATGATTTCTATGAAGAAGACGATTCAGAAATCGAAGCTGAAATTCAAACTAACACGTCTACGGTCACAGTTCCGGTtactgtttgtatttttataatgatTGGGTAaggcttattttattatttgcacttaaaaaagaaagatgataagaaattttgaaaatttagttacaTTCTGTTTGGAGCATTCATGTTTGGAACATGGGAGAATTGGACCTTGCTAGACggaagttatttttgtttcatatcgCTAAGCAGTATTGGTTTCGGAGACATCGTTCCGGGTGAAAAAGtggtaaaatatgatttttttaatttacaaacattgttttaagtaaaaataaactaaattttcagATAACAAACAATGACATTACAAATGTTGAAACGAGTTTTATTCTCTGCGCTGTTTATTTGTTACTGGGAATGGCTTTGATTGCTATGTGCTTTAATTTAATGCAGGTATGTTAAGATTACGTATTATggaaattgtttagtttttaagttaaaatcataatttcctttaataatttacaaataaacgAACAACAGATTGTGACGTGTGACAGAAATTTCAACAGTTTGACAGTGGGTGCGTTCAAAAGACAATAGAGACTTTATATTGAACTTCATATAATATTAGTTTTTGGGGTTTACCATGGGTAAATTAAGATGATGTACTCGATGGACTGCTATATATTTATTCTCTTATAAAACCTCCGTTAAAAGTTATTTCCCCTCTTAAGGTTAGCTTGCCGTAGGTTTGAAGGAGAAATataattgcttttaaaaagCCATCTGTTGTTTGTTTgcttctaaaaaccttttttagaCACAGAAATTGAGGAcatctatcattataaagtcATTTAATTATTGTAACTTTGTTTACGTGTTTGTAAGTGTAGTAGAGCTGTCATATTtccagaaaaatgtttttgaaaaaatgtaaaagtattGGTGCAAAAAGGGGTAAAAATAGAGATTTGATcatacatcaaaaaaaaattattttgaccgATGGAATGTAAAAACAGggaaaatttatgttttgacagatctagatcaagaatacgtttatttttattttaccatagAAAATCCcattagtttttcaattttattaatttcacatTTGGGATAAAATCTttagtattataatttaaaaaattactccCACAAACTGAAAATCTATTATATCAATACAGAATgccagttttgacatttctataatattataaatgtcaaaaattgctCCGCATTTATTCGCAACTCATTCGTCGAATTCTgtagtttcattttttttttacatatatgtcaaataaaataatacttcTTACAAAGTCACATAACTTTGACACAAGTATTCTTAAGATAAAACATCACTTAAGGTATGACTTGGTTAGGATTTCGACCACCGTATCACTTTATaggatcttttttttaaacaatgttttctttgaagatctattttgaatacttttgttttcacttaTGTACTtcacttatttacttacttcaAGTCTCTTTCATTGATTTATAAAGTAGATCGCTTATGTGGAAAATAAGTTGCCGGCAACTTAAAGTTGCTAGAAGTGCTTTtcggaattttgtattttgtttacatattcaattaattaatttgttttattagtcTATAACTAACTTTATAGTAATATTTCCAGAAAaaagttatcttttttttaatggaattttgcGACAGTTTGAAAAtctgaaattgaattaaaacattaaaatttgtatgtgacATTGTAAATAATGTTACATTACTTAACGTATCATTTGGGAAAAGATGTCAACTGACTTTAGAAACGATTCAAAGACATTCTGAGGTTCAAAAGCTTCTTTCTTTCGgtataatttataaatgatagtaatattttttctttttttaggaaCAAGTTATTCATCAAATGAGGTCTATCAAACGTGTGCTGAAAATATGTTTCCGGTGTAAGAGGTGATAAAGTTCGCTGGTTGGATGAACCACGAAAACTTAGTACGGTATAAAGTTCAAGACCAAGAAGGTAGAACACTTAAACGCAACTGCGTTCAAAACGGAAGTTGGGCTCTAATCAcgtaaaatgaaaaaacaaccAAACAGCTATAGTgtcattttgtttaatagaaaaaGACATGCTTTAAACGATAATGTTTGATAGTTTTCATTTTACGAGATTAGATCCCAATACGATTAGGGCTTAcacaaaacagtattttttcgCTCTCATGATTATTCAATGATACAAAATTAGAATAACAATTTGAAATGACATtagttcatatttaaaaaaaaggtcatGGAATATTTGTAAGTCGAAAGTATCGAAGCTGTCAATGAAAAATGCCTTTTCAACCCAGCCCAGATGAAAACATACATGCAAGCTGTTAAGATAGACCccttaaacaaaagaaataaaaacagctcCAAAGTCGTAATAAAAAAAGACCCTTCCAAAATTCCTtcagaaatataatttaatttaatacattaaTGAATAAGTTAATTCTAAAttgtaatattaatttttgtattggtttacatacttaagaaataaaaactcacttaataaaatttaacgTTAGTATTATTTATTAACGTATGTATATCTCCAGGATTCCTAGTTCGAAAGTTATCCTTATTTAAAACGTGTAAGTTAGTTTCCGAGAAAATCACATTTAAAAAGGGTCTTTCGATAATGAGATTAATTTTGAACAGATTAAGGTGTTTCAGTAGATGTCACTTTTGAATTGCAATCTTTTGACGAGTCCATCATTCTTGAACcctactaatttttttaataatactcaCATTCAATCTAACtctttttcctttaaatttaaaaaacttatttttttttaaataatcatttaGTTTTATTcggcatttaaaaacaaaaaaaaaatgtccccaTTATATTcttgttataatttaaaatacatgacgtaatttgtatttaaaaagaataataattaagcTATAAAAAAGTTGCTCTTTTTTCATTCGCTTTTGAACTCtcgcaaaaaaattaaaaaacataccaGTACgaagtagtttttaaaaaatcttaaatgtttaacttagaaaaagaaaatcacaGAATTAAAacgtagttttgtttttactatgAGTTTAAATGcctaccaaaatatttatacatttaattCAATTGTTTGATTATTATGAGCATCTTGAGTAATGCCTAAAAAATACCTAaataagttttgtaaaattgaCTGATTGCCTcctacatacgagtacatatagttATTATTGTCATATTTATTTAAGGTAGGCTGATTTTTGTAAGTATGCAAGGACCTTTACATTCAATAATTcagataaaattttcaaatcttctAAGACACAAACCTTCGTCAAAGAACACAGcacaattttcttatattttttgttgtaagcaataaatacttttgtaatttgtaatttaCAGAGGTGGTGTATTTGGGAgtgtgtacactgtacagttTGGTGGAGTTATATAAGGGAGGTATCTTCTTAGAGACCAGGTTTAGTGTTGTCACTTCCGTTAGTTGGAACTGGACTTGCTGTTGAACTTCGATCATATTTATCAGGTTGCTCAATTTCCTGAAAGTCAAAAGCATATGCAGTTTTTTAGGAAAAACTtgtaacaaaagttttttttataaaaacctgaTCTGCGTCAGTATTGTTTTTGCAAATTGTAGATGGAACCTCTTCGCAACCAACTTTTTCAGCATATTCCTTCAAAAAGTCAACAATTTCTTGATGTCCAAAACATTCAGCCTCATCTATGGGATAGTTACCCCATCGATCTTTTGGATTATGAGGTACATGGCAATGCTCGAGCAGGAATTTAACACAGTCCAAGTGTCCCTCCGATGCGGCTAAATGCAAAGCTGTTCGTCCATCGTAATCAGCCAGAGTTATATCCATGCCGGATAGACGATGTCGGCGCAAAGCAGTCACATCCCCACTTGCCGCCGAAAAGAGAAGATTCACAATCGAGAGACCTTTGGTTTCGTAACGATGCTTACGTGGATCTTTTTTATTGGAAGCATGCTTAAGGTTGTCGTAGCGATGGAAATTAAAAGTGTTTACCAATTCCTGACAGAAGACAAAAAGTTGAGTTGTGATAAAATGTGTagtatttaaatttcgaaatttgaaCTTACCTCACAAAATTGCACACTTCGGCAACTATTACCTAGCGCATCCAATGGTGGGGACCATGTGAATATACCCATAACATTCGGAATAACTAGCATCATACCACCGCACACACCGGATTTAGCTGGCAGACCAACTTTGAAGGCAAATTGACCAGAATAATCATAGGTACCACATGAGTGCATAATTGACAAGACATCACGAACAACTTCGGGCTGGAGAATTTTCTCTTCGGTCGTAGGGCAGATTCCACCATTTGCAAGGGTAGCTGCGATAACGGACATTACTTCGCAAGTTGCCTCCATGGAACAGCactttaaagcaaaaaaattaaatcataatgACAGAgagaatgtttttgaatttggcAACGCTGTTTTACTGTTTGACAGCAGACAAGTgtcgaatttttttaataataaataggtTAGAATGAAAAGTGAATTGTGTTTC
This window of the Eupeodes corollae chromosome 3, idEupCoro1.1, whole genome shotgun sequence genome carries:
- the LOC129949328 gene encoding potassium channel subfamily K member 4 codes for the protein MNRKRSFKRREKPPFERFKDHFRAFTAFMFSNVGIILLVIIYTIGGAFMFQAIETSEANKVGRKPSVGERNKTVIAEILWRITCCESNIFNETEFKKRMNETIFNFTTAIIKAELDDVDIKQQWSFSGAFLYSLTVITTIGYGNICPKSNWGKLITILYAIIGMPLFLLYLSNIGDILAKSFKWIYAKVCLCRICPGVARRRIIRERRKIRRMTIDRDMDSMEEGTESRSSNSTEQTSSETNDFYEEDDSEIEAEIQTNTSTVTVPVTVCIFIMIGYILFGAFMFGTWENWTLLDGSYFCFISLSSIGFGDIVPGEKVITNNDITNVETSFILCAVYLLLGMALIAMCFNLMQEQVIHQMRSIKRVLKICFRCKR